Proteins from a single region of Gossypium arboreum isolate Shixiya-1 chromosome 1, ASM2569848v2, whole genome shotgun sequence:
- the LOC128280762 gene encoding uncharacterized protein LOC128280762, protein MATSLTLLTPNTDNPTTKPMEDEAKPAMEFVKSNKGRKPSGKGPYQKKQPQRGMGVAQLERLRKMSETRTPTTINQFGCEAMGASNVPVLHGVANYGVPSMMINGGSGGLWGWGADTDGLMMQRVVGNGGFGGFNSQVLVGNPGNVQVSCAAASVVEASKELSSMPKFQHCKPEHCDLCFKKKRCNMENGKFNGGLFNQFGQTFPNKGTDFHGWNLENNQNTNEEMMKGFRARAARSAYAYAAAGQMNINETVDVVAIHRKGNSFGTGSYVMEYEFFPGKNGRNTASKEWEFPEEASSSAITVGGEASYANNAPNCVDLSLKLSY, encoded by the exons ATGGCTACTTCACTTACACTCTTGACTCCAAACACTGATAACCCAACAACAAAACCCATGGAAGATGAAGCTAAACCTGCCATGGAGTTTGTGAAGAGCAACAAAGGAAGGAAACCAAGTGGGAAAGGTCCATACCAAAAGAAACAGCCTCAAAGAGGCATGGGAGTGGCCCAACTTGAACGTTTGAGGAAAATGAGTGAAACAAGGACCCCAACGACAATAAACCAGTTCGGTTGTGAAGCTATGGGAGCTAGTAATGTGCCTGTGCTGCATGGTGTAGCAAACTACGGTGTTCCCTCCATGATGATCAATGGTGGAAGTGGAGGGTTATGGGGTTGGGGGGCTGACACAGATGGTTTGATGATGCAAAGAGTTGTTGGTAATGGAGGGTTCGGTGGGTTTAATAGTCAGGTTTTGGTTGGAAATCCTGGTAATGTTCAGGTTAGTTGTGCTGCTGCTAGTGTTGTGGAGGCTTCTAAAGAGCTCTCTTCAATGCCAAAGTTCCAGCATTGCAAGCCTGAGCATTGTGATCTTTGCTTTAAG AAGAAGCGTTGCAATATGGAGAATGGGAAGTTTAATGGAGGTTTATTCAACCAATTTGGACAAACTTTTCCAAACAAAGGAACTGACTTTCACGGATGGAACCTGGAAAACAATCAAAACACAAATGAAGAGATGATGAAGGGATTCCGTGCTAGAGCTGCAAGGAGTGCTTATGCATATGCAGCAGCAGGCCAAATGAACATCAATGAG ACAGTGGATGTTGTGGCGATTCACAGGAAAGGAAATTCATTTGGCACTGGGAGTTATGTGATGGAGTATGAATTTTTCCCAGGGAAAAATGGCAGAAACACAGCTTCCAAGGAATGGGAATTTCCTGAAGAAGCTTCTTCATCAGCAATTACAGTAGGTGGTGAAGCTTCTTATGCTAATAATGCTCCTAATTGTGTTGATCTGTCACTCAAGCTTTCATATTAG